From Actinomycetota bacterium:
GGGGCACGCGCTTCTACACGCGCGCGCTCGGTCACGGCGATGGCGTCGCGCTGCTCCTGCACGGCTGGCCCGAGACCGGCGACGCGTGGCGTCGGGTCGCCCCGATCCTCGTCGACGCCGGCTGGCGCGTCGTGTGTCCGGATCTGAAGGGCATGGGGCGCTCCGACCGACCGACGCGTGGCTACGACCCGCAGACGCTCGCCGATGAGATGGCCGAGCTGATCCGCCACCTGCACGTCCGCAAGGCCGTGCTCGTCGGGCACGACTGGGGCGGGGCGGTGGCATTGGCGACCGCGTTCCGTCACCCCGGCCACGTCCGTGCCCTGGTCGTGATCAACAGCCCGTACCGACACGTCTCGCTCCGACGCGCGTGGCACATCCCGCTGTTGAACCTGCCGGTGGTTCCAGAGGTGCTGTCGAGACTGGCCGCCGAGCGGCTCGTGCGGGGCGCCTTCGA
This genomic window contains:
- a CDS encoding alpha/beta hydrolase, with product MRVVAWREGYISGGGTRFYTRALGHGDGVALLLHGWPETGDAWRRVAPILVDAGWRVVCPDLKGMGRSDRPTRGYDPQTLADEMAELIRHLHVRKAVLVGHDWGGAVALATAFRHPGHVRALVVINSPYRHVSLRRAWHIPLLNLPVVPEVLSRLAAERLVRGAFDFTARTHEAFTDEVIAAYAESVRTAPRSWLAYYRTMSRRAVVDRLRRPTGGDPQRLRVPTRLVWGAEDPVLPLELARRDARDLHAELVDLPGVGHFPPEEDPLGVARAILDLVGAVRSERTSDTGT